From a region of the Crocosphaera sp. UHCC 0190 genome:
- a CDS encoding Ycf51 family protein, with protein sequence METLTSLGFSTYTQWSGIATITFLFLGILAFIFKWGIRFRLVGITGFMAVLTVGLFGLGLGLFTRTEIPGAVRFSRVYDNGANQMVIVVKPSITETELEATLKQAANDYFSYGRTAGEDNQLTIRVRTLIHPEPGVSIPLYLGQVKRSLSVREDENLQIEVFQESLAQLPNEQAIN encoded by the coding sequence ATGGAAACCCTCACATCCCTTGGTTTTTCTACCTATACTCAATGGTCAGGAATTGCAACGATCACCTTTCTCTTTTTAGGGATTCTTGCCTTTATATTTAAGTGGGGAATTCGCTTCCGTTTAGTCGGAATTACGGGTTTTATGGCAGTTTTGACTGTTGGATTATTTGGGTTAGGATTAGGTCTATTTACCCGCACAGAAATTCCTGGAGCAGTTCGCTTTTCCCGTGTTTATGACAATGGAGCAAATCAAATGGTAATTGTGGTTAAACCTTCGATTACTGAAACAGAATTAGAAGCTACTTTAAAACAAGCTGCCAATGATTATTTTTCCTATGGAAGAACCGCAGGAGAAGATAATCAATTAACAATTCGTGTTCGCACTTTAATCCACCCTGAGCCTGGTGTAAGTATCCCTTTATATTTAGGACAAGTTAAGCGTTCTCTATCTGTTAGAGAAGACGAAAATCTCCAAATTGAAGTCTTTCAAGAAAGCTTAGCACAATTACCGAATGAGCAAGCAATTAATTAA
- the hemJ gene encoding protoporphyrinogen oxidase HemJ — protein sequence MAYYWFKAFHLIGIVVWFAGLFYLVRLFVYHAEASEQPEPAQTILKTQYEIMEKRLYNIITTPGMAVTVAMAIGLVSTEPDILKSGWLHIKLAFVVLLLGYHFYCGRIMKQLDKGECQWTGQQFRALNEAPTLLLVVIVLLAVFKNNLPLDLTTWLIFALVIAMAASIQLYAKKRRLAQEKLSSSVD from the coding sequence ATGGCATATTATTGGTTTAAAGCCTTTCATTTAATCGGTATTGTGGTTTGGTTTGCCGGTTTATTTTATTTAGTACGTTTGTTCGTCTATCATGCCGAAGCATCTGAGCAACCGGAACCTGCTCAGACCATTCTCAAGACTCAGTATGAAATTATGGAGAAACGACTCTACAATATTATTACGACCCCAGGAATGGCGGTGACAGTGGCCATGGCCATTGGCTTAGTTTCCACAGAACCCGATATCTTAAAATCAGGATGGCTGCATATTAAATTAGCATTTGTTGTCTTATTATTGGGTTATCATTTTTACTGTGGACGCATCATGAAGCAGTTAGACAAAGGGGAATGTCAATGGACAGGACAACAGTTTCGAGCCTTAAATGAAGCCCCAACCCTGTTATTAGTTGTTATTGTTTTATTAGCAGTATTCAAGAACAATTTACCTCTAGATTTAACCACCTGGCTAATTTTTGCTTTAGTGATTGCCATGGCAGCTTCCATTCAACTTTATGCCAAAAAGCGTCGCTTAGCGCAAGAGAAGTTAAGCTCATCTGTTGACTAA
- a CDS encoding dCMP deaminase family protein, whose translation MTFLEEQRPTWDEYFIMIAKLAATRSTCLAFPVGAVIVKDRQLLATGYNGSPSGSAHCTAQGFCYPGLSSCDASSSLPSRAVHAEANAIAQAAKHGISTNGAVIYVTLEPCISCLKLIISAGIKEVFYETEFNKGDKVLVRDSFLEDGLVTLTKIKLSEEIAKNAALFLLNTTSIAREKLDP comes from the coding sequence ATGACATTTCTAGAAGAACAAAGACCTACCTGGGACGAATACTTTATCATGATAGCTAAATTGGCTGCCACCAGGTCAACTTGTTTGGCCTTTCCTGTGGGTGCTGTTATCGTCAAAGATAGACAATTATTGGCCACAGGATATAATGGTTCTCCATCAGGTTCGGCACATTGTACAGCCCAAGGTTTCTGCTATCCTGGGTTAAGTAGTTGTGATGCTTCGAGTAGCTTACCTTCCCGTGCAGTTCATGCAGAAGCAAACGCGATCGCACAAGCAGCAAAACACGGAATTTCTACCAATGGAGCCGTTATTTATGTTACCTTAGAACCCTGTATTTCTTGTTTGAAATTAATCATTTCTGCGGGTATCAAAGAGGTTTTTTATGAAACAGAATTCAACAAAGGAGACAAAGTTTTAGTAAGAGATTCTTTCCTCGAAGATGGGTTAGTTACTTTAACTAAAATTAAGTTATCAGAAGAAATAGCCAAAAATGCTGCCTTATTTCTTTTAAATACTACCTCCATTGCTAGGGAAAAATTAGACCCTTAA
- the tmk gene encoding dTMP kinase, whose translation MKPLFIVLEGIDKAGKSTQAELLKTYLINQGNSAIISSEPTDGVIGKLIREAMQSQSISIKKQAKFDEQMAYLFAADRHYHLYNDVDGVYKLIQQDNSHVIATRYYFSSLAYNCNNQEEFDFVYGLNQRFPNPDLVIYIDIALDVALFRLYNYSYLEVYETEEKLKQVRENYHKIFQNYDGEMLKLDGQNTIESIQQEIITYLEKNFI comes from the coding sequence ATGAAACCATTATTTATTGTTTTAGAAGGAATTGACAAAGCGGGAAAATCCACTCAAGCAGAACTCCTTAAAACCTATTTAATTAATCAAGGAAATTCCGCAATTATTAGTTCTGAACCCACAGATGGAGTGATCGGTAAATTAATCCGTGAAGCGATGCAAAGTCAAAGTATTTCCATCAAAAAACAAGCCAAATTTGATGAACAAATGGCTTACTTGTTTGCTGCGGATAGACACTATCATTTATACAATGATGTCGATGGAGTTTATAAACTTATTCAACAGGATAATAGTCATGTGATTGCCACCCGTTACTATTTTTCATCCCTCGCTTATAATTGTAATAATCAGGAAGAATTTGACTTTGTTTATGGATTAAATCAACGCTTTCCTAACCCAGATTTAGTTATATATATTGATATTGCTTTAGATGTTGCTTTATTTCGCCTTTATAATTATTCCTATCTCGAAGTTTATGAAACCGAAGAAAAATTAAAACAAGTGAGAGAAAATTATCATAAGATTTTTCAAAATTACGATGGTGAAATGTTAAAATTGGACGGACAGAATACAATAGAGAGTATTCAGCAAGAAATTATTACTTATCTTGAAAAGAATTTTATTTAA
- a CDS encoding DUF4346 domain-containing protein — MTDLQQKIKQIDDEFSKRHIDLDPGGYYIIYVDRENQLICAKHFTNVINDQGLAVDPATGKVIPAKGKVNRTAETLFKGRSAKELCIKVIEENPDCPITMLDHAAYLGREFMRAEMALIQGIEYIQD, encoded by the coding sequence ATGACTGACTTACAACAAAAAATTAAACAAATTGATGACGAATTTTCTAAACGCCATATTGATCTTGATCCTGGGGGCTATTATATTATCTATGTAGATCGAGAAAATCAGTTAATTTGTGCTAAACATTTTACGAATGTAATTAATGATCAAGGGTTAGCAGTTGATCCAGCAACCGGAAAAGTTATTCCCGCAAAAGGGAAAGTTAACCGAACGGCTGAAACCCTGTTTAAGGGACGCAGTGCTAAGGAATTATGTATCAAAGTTATTGAAGAAAATCCTGATTGTCCTATTACTATGTTAGACCATGCTGCCTATTTAGGACGGGAATTTATGAGGGCTGAGATGGCTTTAATTCAGGGAATTGAATATATTCAGGATTAG
- a CDS encoding MAPEG family protein produces MEIYPSLVTVGALAVYFIITLNVGRARFKYNVKPPATSGDPNFERALRVQQNTLEQMIFFLPLLWIFCYYINPIWGSGVGAFWIIGRILYAWGYYQAAEKRMIGFAIASLSSLVLLIGSLVGMILVLSKQFSA; encoded by the coding sequence ATGGAAATTTACCCCAGTTTAGTGACAGTTGGTGCATTAGCAGTCTATTTCATTATCACCCTTAATGTGGGTCGTGCTAGATTTAAGTATAATGTTAAACCACCCGCAACAAGCGGTGATCCCAACTTTGAAAGAGCGTTAAGGGTTCAACAAAATACCTTAGAACAGATGATTTTTTTCCTGCCCTTATTATGGATTTTCTGTTACTATATTAACCCTATTTGGGGATCTGGGGTTGGGGCATTTTGGATTATTGGCCGTATTTTATATGCTTGGGGATACTATCAAGCTGCCGAAAAAAGAATGATCGGTTTTGCTATTGCTTCTTTAAGTAGTTTGGTATTATTAATTGGTTCATTAGTCGGGATGATTTTAGTTTTAAGTAAACAATTTTCTGCCTAA
- a CDS encoding penicillin-binding protein 1A — MFNQFGSNFKQQVSHLLHSIADKLDSKEQTPQETKDPLDQINSPPKPLPRRRYRREKGGKFPVNLPPIPSQLTAFSQQAVIFLKNVASVRHHPRFWLFFGIGLGASTSAIALSYSIYQLESSITESVEDVLVYAPPETLTIKGADGEILREIGPVTHENLKIWQVPQPVINAFIASEDSRFENHHGVDIQGIVRAAFSNLQAGEVVEGGSTITQQVARIVFLSQERSFTRKFKEMRLAQKIENNLQKEQILERYLNLVYLGSGAYGLGDAAWVYFSKPVDQLTVSEAATLAGIVPAPSVYSPLENKQAATTRRNLVLQRMAEQKFISQAELKTAIAAPIVLKPSQPKRFERTAPYFTDYIQKELPKYVSEDVLKAGGITVETTLNTQWQEAAEKAIDNAIRYGRWQGYKQAALTAVDPRNGQIKVMVGGNDYENHQYNRVTQAQRQPGSTFKAFVYTTAIAAGFSPYRSYTNAPYIVDGYQPENYGDKYSGGQVTMEQALASSLNVVAVQTLVNVGWNPIIRIAHRMGIKSELKPTYSLALGAWEVNLLELTNAYGTLANKGVHQEAYGISRILDRHGKVLYQAKFTPTQAIDANTTAIMTWMLRGVVTSGTGTPAQLGNRPVAGKTGTSDKARDLWFVGYIPQLVTGVWLGNDNNRPTWGASTTAAIVWGEFMKEATEHMEIESFPKLPHLNGRKGSIKAEPLKPKKAYYQVVKPPETEKETQSNTNREERRSSRRSRRRRNTEPSEQTSAPRRRSVASRSAPTRSPRATAPQAAPETAPAPVAEPVAAPVAEAAPPAPPVARKTE, encoded by the coding sequence GTGTTTAATCAGTTTGGCTCAAATTTTAAGCAGCAGGTTAGTCACTTACTGCACTCAATAGCGGACAAATTGGACAGTAAAGAGCAAACACCCCAAGAAACTAAAGACCCTTTAGACCAGATTAACTCACCGCCGAAACCCTTGCCAAGACGCAGATATCGACGAGAGAAAGGAGGAAAATTTCCCGTTAATCTTCCTCCTATACCATCACAACTGACAGCATTTTCTCAACAAGCTGTTATTTTCCTGAAAAATGTCGCTTCAGTGCGCCATCATCCTCGATTTTGGCTATTTTTTGGCATCGGATTGGGAGCTAGTACCAGTGCGATCGCCTTAAGTTACAGTATCTATCAACTGGAAAGCAGTATCACTGAATCTGTCGAAGATGTCTTAGTCTATGCTCCCCCTGAAACCCTGACTATTAAAGGGGCTGATGGGGAAATTTTACGGGAAATTGGTCCCGTTACCCACGAAAATTTGAAAATTTGGCAAGTTCCTCAACCTGTAATTAACGCTTTCATCGCTAGTGAGGATAGTCGGTTTGAAAATCATCACGGGGTAGACATTCAGGGTATTGTGCGGGCGGCGTTTTCTAACCTCCAAGCGGGGGAAGTGGTAGAAGGCGGTAGTACCATTACTCAACAGGTAGCCCGCATTGTATTTTTGAGTCAAGAGCGCAGTTTTACCCGTAAATTTAAAGAAATGCGCCTCGCTCAGAAAATCGAAAATAATCTACAAAAAGAACAAATCTTAGAAAGATATCTTAATTTAGTTTATCTGGGATCGGGAGCCTATGGCTTAGGAGATGCCGCTTGGGTCTATTTTAGTAAGCCCGTTGACCAATTAACCGTATCAGAAGCCGCTACCTTAGCAGGTATTGTTCCCGCACCTAGTGTTTATTCTCCCCTAGAAAATAAACAAGCTGCCACCACCAGACGAAACCTAGTATTACAAAGGATGGCAGAACAGAAATTTATTAGTCAAGCAGAATTAAAAACGGCGATCGCGGCTCCCATTGTCCTCAAACCCAGTCAACCGAAACGGTTTGAGCGAACAGCCCCTTATTTTACCGATTATATTCAAAAAGAACTGCCTAAATACGTCTCAGAAGATGTTTTAAAAGCGGGAGGCATTACCGTTGAAACTACCCTCAATACTCAATGGCAAGAAGCGGCGGAAAAAGCCATTGATAATGCCATCCGTTATGGCCGTTGGCAAGGCTATAAACAAGCTGCTTTAACGGCAGTTGACCCCCGTAATGGACAAATTAAGGTGATGGTGGGGGGTAATGATTACGAAAATCATCAATATAACCGAGTTACTCAAGCTCAACGGCAACCAGGCTCAACTTTTAAGGCTTTTGTCTATACTACTGCGATCGCGGCAGGATTTTCTCCCTATCGTTCCTATACCAATGCTCCCTATATCGTAGACGGCTACCAACCGGAAAACTATGGGGACAAGTATAGTGGGGGACAAGTTACCATGGAGCAGGCCCTCGCGTCTTCTCTGAATGTGGTGGCTGTTCAAACCTTAGTTAATGTGGGTTGGAACCCTATTATCAGAATTGCTCATCGTATGGGCATTAAATCTGAGCTAAAACCGACTTATTCCTTGGCATTGGGAGCTTGGGAAGTCAATTTATTAGAATTAACCAATGCTTACGGAACCTTGGCTAATAAGGGGGTTCATCAAGAAGCTTATGGCATCAGTCGTATTTTAGATCGACATGGTAAGGTACTCTATCAAGCCAAGTTTACCCCTACACAAGCCATTGATGCCAACACTACCGCCATTATGACTTGGATGTTACGGGGTGTGGTTACGTCGGGAACAGGAACTCCGGCCCAACTAGGAAACCGACCCGTCGCGGGCAAAACCGGAACCTCAGATAAAGCGAGAGATTTGTGGTTTGTGGGCTATATTCCTCAATTAGTAACCGGGGTTTGGTTAGGGAATGATAATAACCGGCCCACTTGGGGTGCAAGTACCACTGCGGCCATCGTTTGGGGTGAGTTTATGAAGGAAGCTACGGAACATATGGAAATTGAATCTTTTCCCAAATTACCCCATTTAAATGGACGTAAAGGCAGCATTAAGGCAGAACCCCTCAAACCGAAAAAGGCTTACTATCAAGTGGTTAAACCGCCGGAAACGGAAAAAGAAACCCAGTCTAATACCAACCGTGAAGAAAGACGTTCCTCCCGTCGTTCCCGTCGTCGTCGTAATACAGAACCATCTGAACAAACCTCAGCCCCCCGTAGACGCTCAGTAGCGTCTCGTTCGGCCCCCACTCGTTCCCCTAGGGCAACTGCTCCTCAAGCAGCCCCTGAGACTGCTCCTGCGCCAGTTGCTGAACCTGTAGCGGCTCCTGTCGCTGAAGCAGCACCCCCTGCGCCCCCTGTAGCCCGTAAAACCGAGTAA
- a CDS encoding thymidylate synthase encodes MTITSSNYQFTYTPHYKPNQLICGYGQTAIITGWTVKQSVAKHLNPEDYAVIGNLYSPTRGISPLIRNLLANPHVRFLVILQATKEDKNAGGCQCLLDFLQQGFSQGKSDTGRDTWVINSDITGYIDIEISADALETLRQSLEYKEAKLISEAVNYIKEFSHQTNKQPWGSPLIFPQLETTPTVLPGPRYGHRIEGKTIAETWVKILHRIKTTGTIRPTGYDGKWQELIDLTAVITNEPTEFYFPDPNYLPIDRSFLQEYIPQILDDAPYTEGVKYTYGQRLRSWFKKDQIEQVINKLIGEIDAASGVMSLWDVNDHDKGGSPCLNHIWMRVVENELSLTATLRSNDMFAAWPANAMGLRALQQHIRDEIAKRSDYNLQMGPLITISQSAHIYDDTWENVDKLIANQYNKIISQRDYFDPSGNFLIEVEDGQIMVKQTTPGSGEIVACYSGKNSSKLIREICAASPAIQPDHIGYLGIELQKAYQCIKIGKQYIQDQ; translated from the coding sequence ATGACTATTACATCATCTAATTATCAATTTACTTATACCCCCCATTATAAACCCAATCAATTAATTTGTGGTTATGGACAAACAGCTATTATTACCGGATGGACAGTTAAACAGTCAGTTGCTAAACATTTAAACCCCGAAGATTATGCAGTTATTGGTAATTTATATAGTCCAACCAGAGGAATTAGTCCTTTAATTCGTAATTTATTAGCTAATCCTCATGTTAGGTTTTTAGTCATTTTACAAGCAACAAAAGAAGACAAAAATGCAGGAGGATGTCAATGTTTATTAGACTTTTTACAACAGGGGTTTAGTCAAGGAAAGAGTGATACAGGGAGAGATACATGGGTTATTAATTCTGATATTACTGGATATATTGATATTGAAATATCTGCCGATGCGTTAGAAACTTTGCGTCAATCTTTGGAATATAAAGAGGCAAAATTAATCAGTGAAGCGGTTAATTATATTAAAGAGTTTAGTCATCAAACTAATAAGCAACCTTGGGGAAGTCCTTTAATTTTTCCTCAGTTAGAAACTACTCCAACGGTTTTACCTGGGCCAAGATATGGCCATCGTATTGAAGGGAAAACTATTGCAGAAACTTGGGTTAAAATATTACATCGAATTAAAACAACCGGAACTATTAGACCGACAGGTTATGATGGAAAATGGCAAGAATTAATTGACTTAACAGCAGTCATTACTAATGAACCTACTGAGTTTTATTTTCCTGATCCTAATTATTTACCTATTGATCGTTCTTTTCTTCAAGAATATATCCCCCAAATCTTAGATGATGCACCTTATACTGAAGGGGTAAAATATACTTATGGTCAACGTTTAAGATCTTGGTTTAAAAAGGATCAAATTGAACAAGTTATTAATAAATTGATTGGTGAAATTGATGCAGCAAGCGGGGTAATGTCTCTTTGGGATGTTAATGATCATGATAAAGGAGGAAGTCCTTGTTTAAATCATATTTGGATGAGAGTTGTGGAGAATGAATTGTCTTTAACTGCTACTTTACGCAGTAATGATATGTTTGCTGCTTGGCCTGCAAATGCAATGGGTTTAAGAGCATTACAACAACATATTCGTGATGAAATTGCTAAGCGTTCCGACTATAATTTACAGATGGGGCCATTAATTACTATTAGTCAAAGCGCACATATTTATGATGATACTTGGGAAAATGTTGATAAATTAATTGCTAATCAATATAATAAAATTATTAGTCAACGAGACTATTTTGATCCATCAGGTAACTTTTTAATTGAAGTGGAAGATGGGCAAATTATGGTTAAGCAAACAACTCCAGGAAGTGGGGAAATTGTTGCTTGTTATTCTGGCAAAAATTCGAGCAAGTTAATTCGAGAAATTTGCGCTGCTTCTCCTGCAATACAACCTGATCATATTGGATATTTAGGAATTGAATTACAGAAAGCTTATCAATGTATTAAGATTGGTAAACAGTATATTCAAGATCAGTAA
- a CDS encoding GAF domain-containing protein yields the protein MNQLTPASLEDTLQRMINQLGQLLKVDWCLLRSFQSDGLFTHSLISQKLRPSKSSQVPINFEILEKTIKKIDSIEIISCISNHQPFRQPKTQEEQQIKAAYQQTKIGASLLVPLSLKKELIGVLGLHHCCFFYDWREEEIQIAAMVAEQIILAISQAQAYQQVRNLARQETLINKITAAIRSSLDPQMIFTAITHELGDGLEVDGCALSLWTKTEQFVQCVGLYDRQKGSINPLPQSIVPIANNPVLQKLLHTLKPVILENMDNHPEMNQFDLPLRQEAQALLIVPLIVDQEIIGSISLRQIARSRHWLSSEISLAQGVASQAAIAVQQARLYEKMKQQAEQLRHSEQQVKQLNQYLTESVLKRFLPPSIVNKVATGELSLDLTPEPRLVTILFTDLVGFTPLSHQLGTQGVATLLNQYLEAMTVAVFQSGGTVDKFIGDAVVALFGAPEDLTPAEQVHRAIAVARGMHHQLDSLNQQWQSQGLVQSPVQFRCGIHQGMAVVGMFGGGQRSDYTAIGQAVNIAARLQEVAESDMILVSETVAKFLTPQEITPIQSLQLKGIQEEILMFSVKIN from the coding sequence ATGAACCAGCTAACTCCTGCTTCTTTAGAAGACACTTTACAACGAATGATTAATCAGTTAGGGCAACTGTTAAAAGTTGATTGGTGTCTCCTGCGTTCCTTTCAGTCAGATGGGTTATTTACTCATAGTCTTATTTCTCAAAAATTAAGGCCTTCAAAATCATCTCAAGTGCCTATTAATTTTGAGATTTTAGAAAAAACTATAAAAAAAATAGATAGTATTGAAATCATTTCTTGTATCAGTAATCATCAGCCTTTTCGGCAGCCTAAAACCCAAGAAGAACAGCAAATAAAAGCTGCCTATCAACAAACAAAGATTGGAGCTTCTTTATTGGTTCCCCTGTCCCTAAAAAAAGAATTGATAGGGGTTTTAGGCTTACATCATTGTTGTTTTTTCTATGATTGGCGAGAAGAAGAAATACAAATCGCTGCTATGGTGGCTGAACAAATTATCCTGGCGATTTCCCAAGCTCAAGCTTATCAACAAGTTCGGAACTTGGCAAGACAAGAAACCCTGATTAATAAAATTACTGCTGCCATTCGTTCTAGTCTCGATCCCCAAATGATTTTTACTGCTATTACTCATGAATTAGGAGATGGCTTAGAAGTGGATGGATGCGCCCTTTCTTTATGGACAAAAACGGAGCAATTTGTGCAATGTGTTGGCCTTTATGATAGACAAAAAGGCAGCATTAATCCCCTCCCTCAATCTATTGTTCCCATCGCTAATAATCCCGTTTTACAAAAGCTTCTTCACACCCTAAAACCTGTCATCTTAGAAAACATGGATAACCATCCTGAGATGAATCAATTTGATTTACCTTTACGGCAAGAAGCTCAAGCCTTATTAATTGTGCCATTAATCGTGGATCAGGAAATTATTGGCAGTATTTCCTTAAGACAAATTGCTCGTTCCCGTCATTGGTTATCCTCAGAAATTAGTTTAGCTCAAGGAGTTGCTTCTCAAGCAGCAATAGCAGTTCAACAGGCCAGACTTTACGAAAAAATGAAACAACAGGCTGAACAATTACGCCACAGTGAACAACAAGTTAAACAGTTAAATCAATACCTTACAGAATCGGTTTTAAAACGGTTTTTACCCCCTTCTATTGTTAATAAAGTAGCGACGGGAGAATTAAGTTTAGATTTAACCCCTGAACCCCGTTTAGTGACAATTTTATTTACTGATTTGGTGGGGTTTACTCCTCTGTCTCATCAGTTGGGAACTCAAGGAGTTGCTACCCTCTTAAATCAGTATTTAGAAGCAATGACTGTGGCAGTTTTTCAATCTGGGGGAACGGTGGATAAATTTATTGGGGATGCAGTGGTGGCGTTGTTTGGTGCGCCAGAAGACTTAACCCCTGCTGAACAAGTGCATCGGGCGATTGCGGTTGCTAGAGGAATGCACCATCAGTTAGACTCTTTAAATCAACAATGGCAGTCTCAAGGGTTAGTCCAGTCCCCTGTACAGTTTCGCTGTGGTATTCATCAAGGAATGGCGGTGGTAGGAATGTTTGGAGGGGGACAACGCTCTGATTATACGGCGATTGGGCAAGCGGTTAATATTGCGGCTCGGTTGCAAGAAGTGGCTGAAAGTGACATGATTTTAGTATCAGAAACGGTGGCTAAATTTTTAACCCCTCAAGAAATCACCCCGATTCAATCTCTACAATTAAAAGGAATTCAGGAAGAAATTTTGATGTTTTCCGTTAAGATTAATTAA
- a CDS encoding potassium channel family protein: MKVKSRFKLDQKTYTKLLISLIIVFFVSSLVTNRITGLILSLCFLLSNLFVLEALSINPKFLTLLRIIAGTGFIFDIFYFPQYEYFSEKLSLIAYICYAAFCLAAILVISKRIFSTKKVSQDILRGGICVYLLLGLFWFLLYRIIFLFDHQAFTNLSGNNVGYQLSYFSFTTLTTLGYGDITPVHSVAMTLTNAQAIVGQLYPAIFIARLVSLYQHDSENTDEKL, from the coding sequence ATGAAAGTTAAATCTCGATTTAAATTAGATCAAAAAACTTATACCAAACTTTTAATTTCTTTAATTATTGTATTTTTTGTGTCTTCTTTGGTGACTAATAGAATCACAGGTCTGATTCTATCTTTATGTTTCTTACTCAGCAATTTATTCGTCTTAGAAGCTTTATCAATTAATCCCAAATTTTTAACTCTGTTGAGAATCATTGCCGGAACAGGATTTATTTTTGATATTTTTTACTTTCCTCAATATGAATATTTTTCTGAAAAACTATCCCTAATTGCTTATATTTGTTATGCGGCTTTCTGTTTAGCTGCCATTCTTGTTATTAGTAAAAGAATTTTTTCGACTAAAAAAGTCTCTCAGGATATTCTGAGAGGCGGCATCTGTGTTTATCTTTTACTTGGCTTATTTTGGTTTTTACTCTATCGTATTATTTTCCTATTTGATCACCAAGCATTTACCAATTTATCTGGCAATAATGTCGGTTATCAACTCTCCTATTTCAGTTTTACCACCCTAACCACCCTAGGCTATGGTGATATTACTCCAGTTCATAGTGTAGCTATGACCTTAACCAATGCTCAAGCAATCGTCGGACAATTATACCCCGCCATTTTTATTGCCAGATTAGTCAGTTTATATCAACATGATTCAGAGAATACTGATGAAAAACTTTAA
- a CDS encoding TrkA family potassium uptake protein yields MKSLKFLGSLRQESRQFAVIGLGRFGRAVCQTLHKLGYEVLGTDIKESLVAQVLAEKMASSAIELDSTKPNALKEAGIFEFDTVIIAIGNYLEESIITTLNAKEGGVKHVIAKASSDIHGKLLKRVGADMVVFPEYDAGCELAYKLTKPAILERFDLDPDHSIVETRIPEEFHGKSIEELKLRSRYRISVLAIGKEDKFKINPEPQEKLNKDLVMVVIGNNKDIQRLPI; encoded by the coding sequence TTGAAATCCTTAAAATTTTTAGGTAGTCTTCGTCAAGAAAGTCGTCAATTTGCTGTCATTGGTTTAGGACGTTTTGGACGTGCTGTTTGCCAAACCCTTCATAAACTGGGGTATGAAGTGTTAGGAACTGATATTAAAGAGTCTCTAGTGGCGCAGGTTTTAGCAGAAAAAATGGCCTCTAGTGCTATTGAATTAGATTCTACTAAACCCAATGCTTTAAAAGAAGCAGGAATCTTTGAATTTGATACGGTAATTATTGCCATTGGCAACTATTTAGAGGAAAGTATTATTACAACTTTAAATGCAAAGGAAGGTGGTGTTAAACACGTTATTGCTAAAGCATCCTCTGATATTCATGGTAAACTATTAAAGCGAGTTGGGGCTGATATGGTGGTTTTTCCTGAATATGATGCGGGTTGTGAATTAGCCTATAAATTGACGAAACCTGCTATCTTAGAAAGGTTCGATCTTGATCCCGATCATAGTATTGTTGAAACTCGTATTCCTGAAGAATTTCATGGGAAAAGTATCGAAGAATTAAAACTTCGGAGTCGTTATCGAATTAGTGTTTTAGCAATTGGGAAAGAAGATAAATTTAAGATTAATCCTGAACCTCAAGAAAAACTTAATAAAGATTTAGTCATGGTAGTTATTGGTAATAATAAAGATATTCAAAGATTACCAATTTAA
- a CDS encoding DUF29 domain-containing protein → MKAVKNLYETDFNLWLEETVKLLKQKKLDQLDIDNLIEEIEAMGRSEKKGFRSNLEQLLMHLLKWKYQPNKRSGSWECSILEHRNRILEDLEDSPSFNPYFDDIFDKCYQNSRKYAKAETGLNLNTFPEVCPFTKTEILTPDYLPEDDNN, encoded by the coding sequence ATGAAAGCAGTTAAAAACCTTTATGAAACTGATTTTAATCTCTGGTTAGAGGAAACAGTTAAATTGCTAAAACAAAAAAAATTAGATCAATTAGATATTGATAACTTAATAGAAGAAATTGAAGCAATGGGAAGAAGTGAAAAAAAGGGATTTCGCAGTAATTTAGAGCAATTATTGATGCACCTGTTAAAATGGAAATATCAACCTAATAAACGATCAGGAAGTTGGGAATGTTCTATTCTTGAACATCGGAATAGAATTTTAGAAGACTTAGAAGACAGTCCGAGTTTTAACCCGTATTTTGATGATATTTTTGACAAGTGTTATCAAAATTCAAGAAAATATGCTAAAGCAGAAACTGGTTTAAATCTTAATACTTTTCCTGAAGTTTGTCCCTTTACTAAAACTGAAATTTTAACCCCTGACTATCTCCCTGAAGATGACAATAATTAG